A genomic segment from Glycine soja cultivar W05 chromosome 18, ASM419377v2, whole genome shotgun sequence encodes:
- the LOC114395358 gene encoding polyphenol oxidase I, chloroplastic-like — protein sequence MGNPSKLFPFFFAFIVFLMPLVSLSHNDFSTFAIKTVSYLVSFSENPNHNGHITTSSNERDKSRLWRKAFIGLKNTHEPSSNISRAISLNARECFPVELPSDAITSTRCCPPRPSPSNIIDFKDFASPNATLRVRKPAHMVDEEYITKLEKGIALMKALPDDDPRNFIQQAKVHCAYCNGAYHLRHPFQDTKLNIHRSWFFFPFHRWYLYFFERTLGKLIGDPNFALPFWNWDSVEGMQIPSYFNNPNSSLYHQLRNQNHLPPHVVDLNYNKLDPNDDTPSHQQVSYNLAFMYKQMVLASTKELFMGSPFRLGDNPTPGMGSIEAAPHNTVHTWVGAADKPHHEDMGAFYTAARDPIFYAHHPNSDRLWGLWKTLEGGRKDYSDDPDWLDSEFYFYDENANFVRVKVRDCLDTKKLGYVYEDVDLPWLRTPPTSPKSKLLREANKSPLLSSKPSKFPLVLDSITSTVVKRPKKLRSKEEKEQEEEVLVIEGIEFGSDKYVKFDVHIDDDEDNLSEPDQTEFVGTFVNLFHGQGHNINTSFKVGISKVLECLEAEEDDVVLVTLVPKVGKGDVIIGGIKIEFIPK from the coding sequence ATGGGTAATCCTTCTAAGCTTTTCCCATTTTTCTTTGCATTCATTGTGTTTCTGATGCCCTTAGTTTCCTTATCCCACAATGACTTCTCTACCTTTGCCATAAAAACCGTTTCATACCTAGTTTCCTTTAGTGAAAATCCAAACCATAATGGCCACATCACCACAAGCTCCAATGAAAGAGACAAATCACGTCTTTGGAGGAAAGCCTTCATTGGCTTAAAAAATACTCACGAGCCATCTTCGAATATTTCTCGAGCAATATCCCTTAATGCAAGAGAGTGTTTTCCTGTGGAGTTACCTTCTGATGCAATAACTTCTACCCGTTGTTGTCCACCTAGGCCATCTCCTTCTAATATCATAGATTTCAAAGATTTTGCTTCTCCAAACGCCACGCTTCGAGTAAGAAAACCTGCTCACATGGTAGATGaggagtacataacaaaacTTGAAAAGGGCATTGCACTCATGAAAGCACTCCCTGATGATGACCCACGTAATTTCATTCAACAAGCAAAGGTCCATTGCGCTTATTGTAACGGTGCCTATCACCTACGCCATCCCTTTCAGGACACAAAACTCAACATTCACAGGTCTTggtttttctttccctttcatCGTTGGTACCTTTACTTCTTTGAGAGAACTTTGGGAAAATTAATTGGTGACCCAAACTTTGCCCTACCCTTTTGGAATTGGGATTCTGTAGAAGGGATGCAAATTCCATCATATTTCAATAACCCCAATTCGTCGCTTTATCACCAACTCCGAAACCAAAACCACTTGCCCCCACACGTGGTTGATCTGAACTACAATAAACTTGATCCTAATGATGATACGCCTTCTCATCAACAAGTTTCGTATAATCTAGCCTTCATGTACAAGCAAATGGTGCTAGCAAGTACCAAAGAATTGTTCATGGGAAGCCCTTTTCGCCTTGGCGATAACCCTACTCCGGGTATGGGCTCTATAGAGGCTGCTCCTCATAACACTGTTCATACATGGGTGGGTGCTGCTGATAAGCCACACCATGAAGACATGGGAGCATTCTACACAGCAGCTAGAGACCCCATTTTCTACGCTCATCACCCGAACTCGGATCGATTGTGGGGGCTATGGAAGACATTGGAAGGAGGAAGAAAGGACTATAGTGATGATCCAGATTGGCTAGATTCTGAGTTTTACTTCTATGATGAGAATGCCAATTTTGTTCGTGTTAAGGTAAGAGATTGCCTTGATACTAAAAAATTAGGGTATGTTTACGAAGATGTTGATCTTCCATGGCTGCGAACGCCACCCACATCGCCGAAAAGCAAGCTACTGAGAGAAGCGAACAAGAGTCCACTTTTGAGTTCAAAGCCAAGCAAATTTCCTTTGGTTTTGGATTCCATAACGAGTACCGTTGTTAAGAGGCCGAAGAAATTGAGAAGcaaggaagagaaagaacaagagGAGGAGGTTTTGGTGATAGAAGGGATTGAGTTTGGAAGTGATAAATATGTTAAGTTTGATGTTCatattgatgatgatgaagataatTTGAGTGAACCGGATCAGACAGAGTTTGTGGGaacttttgttaatttgttccaTGGACAAGGCCATAATATCAACACTAGTTTTAAGGTAGGGATATCGAAAGTGCTGGAGTGTTTAGAAGCTGAAGAAGATGATGTTGTGCTGGTTACTTTGGTGCCTAAGGTTGGGAAAGGAGATGTCATCATAGGAGGCATCAAAATTGAGTTTATTCCAAAGTAG
- the LOC114395219 gene encoding aureusidin synthase-like → MSTPSKLLSLFFVLIVLLMPLVSLLNNDFSIFTIKTISYLVSFSEKPNHYSNFSIIPYKAQNSKQNGHITTNSNGRDKPRLWRKAFIGFKNTHEPSSNISRAISLNVSKCFPVELPSFAITNSHCCPPRPPPSKIIDFKDFASPNATLRVRKPAHMVDEEYIAKLEKGIALMKALPDDDPRNFIQQAKVHCAYCNGAYHLPHPFQNTKLNIHRSWFFFPFHRWYIYFFERILGSLLGDPNFALPFWNWDAVEGMQMPPYFANPNSSLYHKLRNPKHLPPQVVDLNYDPFDFNDDTPSHQQVSYNLAFMYKQMVLASTKELFMGSPFRLGDNPTPGIGSIEAAPHNTVHKWVGAADKPHQEDMGTFYTAARDPVFYPHHTNSDRLWGIWKKLGEGRKDYSDDPDWLDSDFYFYDENANFVRVKVRDCFDTKRLGYVYEDVDLPWLRTPPTSRKSKLLREAKKGSLLSSKPWKFPLVLDSITSIVVKRPKKWRSKEEKEQEEEVLVIEGIEFGSDKYVKFDVHIDDDEDNLSGPDETEFVGSFVNVQHGHGHNVKTSFKVGISKVLESVEAEEDDEVLVSLVPKVGKGDAIIGGIKIEFIPKY, encoded by the coding sequence ATGAGTACTCCTTCTAAGCTTTTATCTTTATTCTTTGTACTCATTGTCTTGCTGATGCCCTTAGTTTCCTTACTCAACAATGATTTCTCTATCTTCACCATTAAAACCATTTCATACCTAGTTTCCTTTAGTGAAAAGCCAAACCATTACTCTAATTTCAGCATTATTCCATACAAAGCCCAAAATAGTAAACAAAATGGCCACATCACCACAAACTCCAATGGAAGAGACAAACCACGTCTTTGGAGGAAAGCCTTCATTGGCTTCAAAAATACTCACGAGCCATCTTCGAATATTTCTCGAGCAATATCCCTTAATGTAAGCAAGTGTTTTCCCGTTGAGTTACCTTCTTTTGCAATAACCAATTCCCATTGTTGTCCACCTAGACCACCTCCTTCTAAGATCATAGATTTCAAAGATTTTGCTTCTCCAAACGCCACGCTTCGAGTAAGAAAACCGGCTCACATGGTAGATGAGGAGTACATAGCAAAACTTGAAAAGGGCATTGCACTCATGAAAGCACTCCCTGATGATGACCCACGTAATTTCATACAACAAGCAAAGGTCCATTGTGCTTATTGTAACGGTGCCTATCACCTACCCCATCCCTTTCAGAACACAAAACTCAACATTCACAGGTCTtggtttttctttcctttccacCGTTGGTACATTTACTTCTTCGAGCGAATCTTGGGAAGCTTGCTCGGTGACCCGAACTTTGCCTTACCGTTTTGGAATTGGGATGCTGTAGAAGGGATGCAAATGCCACCATATTTCGCAAACCCTAACTCGTCGCTCTATCACAAACTCCGAAACCCCAAGCACTTGCCACCGCAAGTGGTTGACCTGAACTATGATCCATTTGACTTTAATGATGATACACCTTCTCATCAACAAGTTTCGTATAATCTAGCCTTCATGTACAAGCAAATGGTGCTAGCAAGTACCAAAGAATTGTTCATGGGAAGCCCTTTTCGACTCGGCGATAACCCTACTCCGGGTATTGGCTCTATAGAGGCTGCTCCTCATAACACGGTTCATAAATGGGTTGGTGCTGCTGATAAGCCACACCAGGAGGACATGGGAACGTTCTACACAGCTGCTAGAGATCCCGTTTTCTATCCGCATCACACGAACTCGGATCGACTGTGGGGGATATGGAAAAAAttgggagaaggaagaaaggacTATAGTGATGATCCAGATTGGTTAGATTCTGATTTTTACTTCTATGATGAGAATGCCAATTTTGTTCGCGTGAAGGTAAGAGATTGCTTTGATACTAAAAGATTGGGGTATGTTTACGAAGATGTTGATCTTCCATGGTTGCGAACGCCACCCACATCGCGAAAAAGCAAGCTACTAAGAGAAGCCAAAAAGGGTTCACTTTTGAGTTCAAAGCCATGGAAATTTCCTTTGGTTTTGGATTCCATAACGAGTATTGTTGTTAAGAGGCCGAAGAAATGGAGGAGCAAGGAGGAGAAAGAACAAGAGGAGGAGGTTTTGGTGATAGAAGGGATTGAGTTTGGAAGTGATAAATATGTCAAGTTTGATGTTCatattgatgatgatgaagacaaTTTGAGTGGTCCGGATGAGACAGAGTTTGTGGGAAGTTTTGTGAATGTGCAGCATGGGCATGGCCATAATGTCAAAACTAGCTTTAAGGTAGGGATATCGAAAGTGCTGGAGAGTGTAGAAGCTGAAGAAGACGATGAGGTGCTGGTTTCTTTGGTACCTAAGGTGGGAAAAGGGGATGCCATAATAGGAGGCATCAAAATTGAGTTTATTCCAAAATACTAG